The genomic segment TCGATGATGTATGCAGCTTGTGACTGATTTTATGGAGAATGAATTGCAAAAAAGGCGGGTGGTTCTGGTAGTTTTCCTGCAAAACTTTGAAGGGAAGACTGACCACGAGACTGCGATGGACAAACTCAACCGTATTGCGGACCTCGCATTGTGTGACATATTCGACGTCTCCGATAATCGCGAGTGGATTGTTAAAGCGCAGCAACAAAGATTTTCCGTTAGGAAGCGTCGTGAAAATTTTGATTTTTCCCTTCAGAATGAAGTACATGTGGTGAAGCTGGTCGCCCTTCGAACAGAGGATGTCACCCTTCTCAGCCTGATACAGGCGCATTTCATGGAGGGTAACGGCATCAAAA from the Brevibacillus brevis genome contains:
- a CDS encoding cyclic nucleotide-binding domain-containing protein — its product is MKELHDRTLLHTLVQTSPLPDIFDAVTLHEMRLYQAEKGDILCSKGDQLHHMYFILKGKIKIFTTLPNGKSLLLRFNNPLAIIGDVEYVTQCEVRNTVEFVHRSLVVSLPFKVLQENYQNHPPFLQFILHKISHKLHTSSNSTSLNLLYPVENRFASYLLSTLSSDTGSTASEELKTAKLTEVAELLGTSYRHLNRVIRNLCAASVIERKKSALIIKDREKIRALASGNIYE